From a single Miscanthus floridulus cultivar M001 chromosome 8, ASM1932011v1, whole genome shotgun sequence genomic region:
- the LOC136472956 gene encoding cytochrome P450 78A9-like — MAPPTEDCGWLLYLSLAAKCGDPHRLLGFAAVFVVACVVTSLLHWASPGGPAWGWYWWTRRAGGLGIVRAAAIPGPRGLPVLGSMALMTGLAHRKLAAAAETQASRRRLMAFSLGETRVVVTADPDVARELLASASFADRPVKESAYGLLFHRAIGFAPHGAYWRALRRVASAHLFSPRQIAASAAQRAVIARQMVDAMTVTVSTTAAPVVVARRFLKRASLHNVMWSVFGRRYDLLAADSEEAAELKALVDEGYDLLGQLNWSDHLPWLARFDLQRTRGRCSALVPRVNRFVGNIIVEHRARLGGDDTTAVMDFTDVLLSLQGDDKLSDADMIAVLWEMIFRGTDTVAVLIEWVLARLVLHQDVQRKVHDELDRVVGPGRAVTESDTASLVYLQAVIKEVLRLHPPGPLLSWARLATSDVHVGGHLVPAGTTAMVNMWAITHDPSVWPEPTEFRPERFVVMGPAAAAEVDVVPIMGSDLRLAPFGSGRRSCPGKSLAVATVGFWVATLLHEFKWLPPLSDGVDLSEVLRLSCEMAAPLEARVVPRRHAV, encoded by the exons atggcgccgccgacCGAGGACTGCGGCTGGCTGCTGTACCTCTCCCTGGCCGCCAAATGCGGCGACCCTCACCgcctgctcggcttcgcggcGGTCTTCGTCGTGGCCTGCGTCGTCACGTCGCTCCTGCACTGGGCGTCCCCGGGCGGCCCCGCCTGGGGGTGGTACTGGTGGACGCGGCGGGCCGGCGGCCTGGGCATCGTCCGCGCCGCCGCCATACCGGGGCCCCGGGGGCTGCCCGTGCTCGGCAGCATGGCGCTCATGACCGGCCTGGCGCACCGCAAGCTCGCGGCGGCGGCCGAGACGCAGGCCAGCAGGCGCCGGCTCATGGCGTTCTCGCTGGGCGAGACCCGTGTGGTGGTCACCGCCGACCCCGACGTCGCGAGGGAGCTGCTCGCCAGCGCCTCCTTCGCCGACCGCCCCGTTAAGGAGTCCGCGTACGGGCTCCTCTTCCACCGCGCCATCGGCTTCGCCCCGCACGGCGCCTACTGGCGCGCGCTCCGCCGCGTCGCGTCCGCGCACCTCTTCTCTCCGCGCCAGATCGCGGCCTCGGCCGCGCAGCGCGCCGTCATCGCGCGCCAGATGGTGGACGCCATgaccgtgaccgtgagcacgaccgCCGCCCCCGTCGTCGTGGCGCGCCGGTTCCTGAAGCGCGCGTCGCTGCACAACGTCATGTGGTCGGTGTTCGGCCGCAGGTACGACCTGCTGGCGGCGGACAGCGAGGAGGCCGCGGAGCTCAAGGCCCTGGTGGACGAAGGATACGACCTCCTCGGCCAGCTCAACTGGTCCGACCACCTCCCGTGGCTCGCCCGCTTCGACCTGCAGAGGACCCGGGGCAGGTGCTCCGCGCTCGTCCCGCGGGTGAACCGCTTCGTTGGCAACATCATCGTCGAGCACCGTGCGCGCCTCGGCGGCGATGACACCACGGCCGTCATGGACTTCACCGACGTCCTGCTCTCCCTCCAGGGCGACGACAAGCTCTCCGACGCCGACATGATCGCCGTCCTCTGG GAGATGATCTTCCGAGGCACGGACACGGTGGCGGTCCTGATCGAGTGGGTGCTGGCCCGCCTCGTCCTGCACCAGGACGTGCAGCGCAAGGTCCACGACGAGCTGGACCGGGTggtcgggccgggccgggccgtgacGGAGTCGGACACCGCCTCGCTCGTGTACCTCCAGGCGGTCATCAAGGAAGTGCTGCGCCTGCACCCGCCAGGCCCACTGCTCTCCTGGGCGCGCCTCGCCACGTCGGACGTGCACGTCGGCGGGCACCTCGTGCCCGCGGGCACCACCGCCATGGTGAACATGTGGGCCATAACCCACGACCCCAGCGTGTGGCCTGAGCCGACGGAGTTCAGGCCCGAGAGGTTCGTCGTCATGGGCCCTGCCGCTGCCGCTGAGGTGGACGTCGTCCCGATAATGGGTTCGGACCTCCGGCTCGCGCCGTTCGGGTCCGGCCGGCGGAGCTGCCCCGGGAAGTCGCTCGCGGTGGCGACCGTCGGGTTCTGGGTCGCCACCCTGCTGCACGAGTTCAAATGGTTGCCGCCGCTGTCAGACGGCGTCGACCTGTCCGAAGTGCTGAGGCTGTCGTGTGAGATGGCTGCACCGCTGGAGGCGAGGGTGGTGCCACGTCGTCACGCGGTGTGA